One genomic segment of Mesoterricola silvestris includes these proteins:
- a CDS encoding MFS transporter: MTQEEAFHIPRTVRVLLLSVFTMNTCSFMAIPLLALYLQNRLRIPGWQIATILSVNLICGRVFPILGGLIADRTSYGSSMVAGMAFRVLGFTGFAFSTHFFWLVACAALVGLGGAIYDPAVSAIFSIQPEELRRKLFTYFNQALNAGAILGPAVGGLLWRAGRSAPFLLAASVVAILAIMIGREGDLRLRREGGPSMAANLRTVLSDREFIYFLVGMSLFFMVFAQLYYSFPIEFFRRGHSESMAASIFVLNGTIGLTAMFVLRGVMERHAPLALVRWGALLVAAGMAMVPLGASLPWMLFCVALFSLGETLVLPASDMHIAETAWVHAKGTYFGAFEISMAMGGTLGNFAGTALMANSSRTYLPWSVYAGLGLLLAVVLSWLIHRQRAGKACVGRPGLSPLES, translated from the coding sequence ATGACCCAAGAGGAGGCGTTCCATATCCCAAGGACGGTCAGGGTACTTCTTTTGTCGGTCTTCACCATGAATACATGTAGTTTCATGGCAATTCCCCTGTTGGCTCTCTACTTGCAAAACCGGCTTCGGATACCGGGTTGGCAGATCGCAACCATCCTGAGCGTTAATTTGATTTGCGGCCGCGTGTTCCCGATCTTGGGGGGCCTGATAGCCGACCGAACAAGTTACGGTTCCAGCATGGTGGCCGGAATGGCCTTCAGAGTCCTCGGATTCACCGGCTTCGCCTTCAGCACCCATTTCTTCTGGCTCGTGGCTTGCGCGGCCCTTGTGGGGCTTGGGGGGGCCATCTACGACCCGGCGGTGAGCGCGATCTTTTCCATCCAACCCGAAGAATTACGCCGCAAGCTTTTCACATACTTCAACCAGGCATTGAACGCCGGTGCCATCCTGGGCCCGGCCGTGGGGGGCCTGTTATGGCGGGCCGGCAGATCCGCCCCATTCCTGCTGGCGGCGAGCGTGGTGGCCATTCTTGCCATAATGATTGGCCGGGAAGGGGACCTCAGGCTTCGCAGGGAAGGCGGCCCGTCCATGGCCGCAAACCTGCGAACAGTCCTCTCCGATAGGGAATTCATTTACTTCCTGGTCGGCATGAGCCTGTTCTTCATGGTTTTCGCCCAGCTTTACTATTCCTTTCCCATCGAATTCTTCAGGCGTGGTCATTCGGAATCCATGGCTGCGAGCATCTTCGTCCTCAACGGCACCATTGGGCTGACGGCCATGTTCGTTTTGAGGGGCGTCATGGAGAGGCATGCCCCGCTTGCCCTGGTGCGATGGGGCGCCCTTTTGGTCGCGGCAGGCATGGCCATGGTTCCCTTGGGCGCATCCCTGCCATGGATGCTGTTTTGCGTGGCCCTATTCTCCTTGGGTGAAACCCTTGTCCTTCCAGCTTCTGATATGCACATCGCTGAAACGGCATGGGTTCATGCAAAAGGCACCTACTTCGGCGCTTTCGAGATATCCATGGCCATGGGTGGCACCCTGGGTAATTTTGCCGGGACCGCCTTGATGGCAAATTCGTCTCGCACCTACCTTCCCTGGTCGGTCTACGCCGGCCTGGGCCTCCTGCTGGCAGTCGTCTTGTCTTGGCTAATCCATCGGCAAAGGGCAGGCAAAGCATGCGTTGGCCGGCCCGGACTCAGCCCCTTGGAATCCTAG
- a CDS encoding aminotransferase class III-fold pyridoxal phosphate-dependent enzyme — translation MNIKIRRLKLTHDLLATLGDLLEACLEFYQKTSGRPPDPSAAYAMLSFGPLHSESGNCYTYGIFTDGVLAGVASVTRDHPSLRSLDFGVTLIHPGFRRKGLGRRLVEHILKDQGLPRCIDRARAVLQGLQTDHRSFFKGMGFQQVSPGHLCPEGSPSDTQVEMVLSPLILPHMDDPSAFMVREKHMKFIPAAVATYYDEPLVPLAGKGSRLVDLDGKTYLDFFGGILTVALGHAHDRVTKAVIAQLQRLSHASTFYPTIPMVELAEKLIASAPGQLKKVFFTVSGSEADEMAVTLAQAHTGNLEVITLRHSYAGRTVMAQALDGLSSHRAVQSQIGAVKHAPAPYCYRCPLRLDPKSCGTACARDLKELVETTTTGRLAGMLVEPILGAGGCIPPPPDYFAIAAEIVRKHGGVMIADEVQTGFGRTGKMWGAQHFGLEPEIMTLGKGIANGLPMAATLCTEWIADSFTSRTISTFGGNPLACAAAGAVLDEIKEQDLVANSAERGKELRESLVRIQRQFPRMIGDVRGVGLMLGMELVRDETTMNRTPATEAVSQLMEETRRRGLLIGKGGLHGNIIRIAPPLNVSAEEIEEGARILMKSFSAIQGG, via the coding sequence ATGAACATCAAAATCAGACGCTTGAAGCTGACCCATGACCTATTGGCAACCCTGGGGGACCTGCTCGAAGCATGTCTTGAGTTCTATCAAAAGACCAGTGGTAGGCCACCCGATCCCAGCGCTGCATATGCCATGCTCAGCTTCGGGCCGCTCCATAGCGAATCGGGGAACTGCTATACCTATGGCATCTTTACTGACGGAGTTCTTGCGGGTGTCGCAAGCGTAACCCGGGACCACCCTTCCCTCCGATCGTTGGATTTCGGTGTCACCTTGATCCATCCGGGGTTTCGGAGAAAAGGACTTGGGCGCCGCCTGGTCGAACATATCCTGAAGGACCAGGGACTGCCGCGATGCATCGATCGGGCGAGGGCCGTACTCCAAGGATTACAGACTGACCATAGATCCTTTTTCAAGGGAATGGGATTCCAGCAGGTCAGCCCAGGGCACCTGTGTCCGGAAGGCTCCCCCTCAGACACTCAGGTGGAAATGGTCCTCTCCCCCCTCATCTTGCCCCACATGGATGACCCAAGTGCCTTCATGGTGCGGGAAAAGCATATGAAATTCATTCCTGCTGCAGTGGCGACCTACTACGACGAACCATTGGTGCCTCTGGCCGGAAAGGGCAGCCGTCTGGTTGACCTGGATGGGAAGACCTACCTGGATTTTTTCGGGGGCATTCTGACCGTGGCACTGGGCCACGCTCATGATCGGGTGACCAAGGCGGTGATTGCCCAACTCCAGCGCCTCTCCCATGCCTCAACCTTCTATCCGACCATCCCAATGGTCGAACTGGCGGAGAAGCTGATTGCCTCAGCTCCCGGCCAGTTAAAGAAGGTCTTCTTCACGGTTTCCGGGAGTGAGGCGGATGAAATGGCGGTCACGCTCGCCCAGGCTCATACCGGCAACCTGGAAGTGATCACCCTCCGGCACAGCTATGCTGGGCGAACGGTTATGGCGCAAGCCTTGGATGGCCTTTCAAGCCACCGGGCCGTGCAATCCCAGATCGGGGCCGTAAAACATGCGCCCGCACCTTATTGCTACCGTTGCCCCTTGCGCCTGGATCCGAAAAGTTGCGGCACGGCCTGCGCGCGGGACCTCAAGGAACTCGTTGAGACAACCACCACCGGCCGCCTCGCAGGCATGCTGGTGGAGCCCATCCTTGGAGCTGGAGGGTGCATCCCACCCCCACCCGACTACTTCGCCATTGCCGCTGAAATTGTCCGGAAACACGGCGGCGTGATGATCGCTGACGAGGTGCAAACGGGGTTCGGCCGAACTGGGAAGATGTGGGGCGCCCAGCATTTCGGTCTGGAACCCGAAATCATGACCTTGGGCAAGGGGATCGCGAACGGCCTTCCCATGGCTGCCACCCTTTGCACTGAATGGATTGCAGATTCCTTCACCTCCCGGACTATTTCCACCTTCGGCGGGAATCCCTTGGCATGCGCCGCCGCAGGAGCGGTCCTGGATGAAATCAAGGAACAGGATCTCGTGGCCAACTCCGCGGAACGAGGGAAGGAGCTGAGGGAAAGCCTTGTGAGAATTCAACGGCAGTTTCCCCGAATGATCGGCGACGTGCGCGGAGTGGGCCTGATGCTTGGGATGGAACTCGTAAGAGACGAGACAACCATGAACCGCACCCCCGCCACGGAGGCGGTCAGCCAACTGATGGAAGAAACCAGGCGGAGGGGGTTGCTGATCGGAAAGGGAGGGCTCCACGGGAACATCATCCGCATCGCACCACCCCTGAATGTGTCGGCAGAGGAAATCGAGGAAGGTGCCCGGATCCTCATGAAATCGTTTTCCGCGATCCAGGGAGGCTGA
- a CDS encoding putative glycolipid-binding domain-containing protein, with protein sequence MDASIDNTAPSVGIKSLPGIAQLKPTSSPGLSIWAHTVGITPMDSKSTHSALPFPSHSIFWRRLDHEGFEGLQLGGLLNGWRLAGTALFLREGIPCQVSYEIACNAKWAFRKANIHGWMGNVPLSREVLVNDSRQWLLHGEPQPEVLDCIDLDMQFTASTNTIPFRRLNLEIGERAMLQTAWLRFPDFRLERRHQAYTRMAGDKYLYERLDGSGFKVELAVDACDVIQSYPGLCIAVPTPECSFGMQ encoded by the coding sequence ATGGATGCCAGCATTGACAACACTGCGCCCTCCGTCGGTATCAAATCCTTGCCAGGGATCGCACAACTCAAACCCACCAGTTCGCCCGGCCTATCGATTTGGGCCCACACGGTAGGAATAACACCAATGGATTCAAAGTCTACTCATTCAGCCCTGCCTTTCCCATCTCATTCCATTTTTTGGCGACGCCTTGATCATGAGGGCTTTGAGGGGCTTCAACTGGGCGGGCTTCTGAATGGATGGCGATTGGCTGGAACCGCCCTTTTTTTGCGCGAGGGAATCCCCTGCCAGGTAAGCTACGAAATTGCATGCAACGCCAAGTGGGCATTCCGCAAAGCCAACATTCATGGGTGGATGGGGAATGTTCCCCTCTCCCGTGAAGTGTTGGTAAATGACAGTAGGCAGTGGTTATTGCATGGAGAGCCGCAGCCAGAAGTTCTGGACTGCATTGATCTGGATATGCAGTTCACCGCATCAACCAACACCATTCCATTCCGGAGGTTGAACCTTGAAATCGGTGAGCGGGCAATGCTACAAACGGCATGGCTCAGGTTTCCGGATTTCCGGCTTGAACGTCGACACCAGGCCTACACACGTATGGCGGGCGACAAGTACCTTTATGAAAGGCTGGATGGTTCAGGCTTCAAAGTGGAACTCGCAGTGGATGCATGCGATGTGATCCAGAGCTACCCAGGTCTTTGCATTGCGGTCCCTACGCCTGAGTGTTCTTTTGGGATGCAATGA